Proteins from one Miscanthus floridulus cultivar M001 unplaced genomic scaffold, ASM1932011v1 os_1005_1_2, whole genome shotgun sequence genomic window:
- the LOC136533600 gene encoding LOW QUALITY PROTEIN: pectinesterase/pectinesterase inhibitor-like (The sequence of the model RefSeq protein was modified relative to this genomic sequence to represent the inferred CDS: deleted 1 base in 1 codon): protein MAKALLGGLSAILVVAVVVGVVATVTRSGKKAGDNFNVPGEASLATSGKSVKSLCAPTLYKESCEKTLSQATNGTENPKEVFHSVAKVALESVKTAVEQSKNIGEAKASDSMTESAREDCKKLLEDAVDDLRGMLEMAGGDIKVLFSRSDDLETWLTGVMTFMDTCIDGFVDEKLKADMHSVLRNATELSSNALAITNSLGGILKKLDLDMFKKDSRRRLLSEQDKKGWPVWMRSPERKLLAAGNQPKPNAVVAKDGSGQFKTIQQAVDAVPKGQQGRYVIYVKAGLYDEIVMIPKDKVNIFMYGDGPKQTRVTGRKSFADGITTMKTATFSIEASGFICKNMGFHNTAGAEKHQAVALRVQGDLAAFYNCRFDAFQDTLYVHARRQFFRNCVISGTIDFIFGNSAAVFQNCLIITRRPMDNQQNSVTAHGRTDPNMKSGLVIQNCRLVPDQKLFPDRFKIPSYLGRPWKEFSRLVIMESTIADFIKPEGYMPWNGDFGIKTLYYAEYNNRGPGAGTSKRVNWPGFHVITRKDAEQFTAGPFIDGATWLKFTGTPHILGFKF from the exons ATGGCAAAGGCCCTCCTAGGTGGCCTGTCGGCGATCCTCGTCGTCGCGGTGGTCGTCGGCGTGGTCGCCACCGTCACCCGCTCCGGCAAGAAGGCCGGCGACAACTTCAACGTCCCGGGGGAGGCCTCCCTTGCCACGTCCGGGAAGTCGGTCAAGTCCCTGTGCGCGCCCACGCTGTACAAGGAGTCGTGCGAGAAGACGCTCTCCCAGGCCACCAATGGCACCGAGAACCCCAAGGAGGTGTTCCACAGCGTCGCCAAGGTGGCGTTGGAGTCGGTCAAGACGGCGGTGGAGCAGTCCAAGAACATCGGCGAGGCCAAGGCCAGCGACTCCATGACCGAGAGCGCGCGCGAGGACTGCAAGAAGCTCCTCGAGGACGCCGTGGACGACCTCAGGGGCATGCTGGAGATGGCCGGCGGCGACATCAAGGTGCTCTTCAGCCGGTCCGACGACCTCGAGACGTGGCTCACGGGCGTCATGACGTTCATGGACACCTGCATCGACGGCTTCGTCGACGAGAAGCTCAAGGCCGACATGCACTCCGTGCTGCGCAACGCCACCGAGCTGAGCAGCAACGCGCTCGCCATCACCAACAGCCTCGGCGGGATCCTCAAGAAGCTGGACCTCGACATGTTCAAGAAGGACTCGCGCCGCCGGCTCCTGTCAGAGCAGGACAAGAAGGGCTGGCCCGTGTGGATGAGGTCCCCGGAGAGGAAGCTGCTGGCGGCGGGCAACCAGCCTAAGCCGAACGCCGTGGTGGCCAAGGACGGCAGCGGCCAGTTCAAGACCATCCAGCAGGCCGTGGACGCCGTGCCCAAGGGCCAGCAGGGGAGGTACGTCATCTACGTGAAGGCCGGTCTCTACGACGAGATCGTCATGATCCCCAAGGACAAGGTCAACATCTTCATGTACGGCGACGGGCCCAAGCAAACCCGCGTGACCGGCCGCAAGAGCTTCGCCGACGGCATCACCACCATGAAGACCGCCACCTTCT CCATCGAGGCGTCCGGGTTCATCTGCAAGAACATGGGCTTCCACAACACGGCCGGTGCGGAGAAGCACCAGGCGGTGGCGCTCCGCGTCCAGGGAGACCTCGCGGCGTTCTACAACTGCCGGTTCGACGCGTTCCAGGACACGCTGTACGTGCACGCCCGGCGCCAGTTCTTCCGCAACTGCGTCATCTCCGGCACCATCGACTTCATCTTCGGCAACTCGGCGGCGGTGTTCCAGAACTGCCTCATCATCACGCGGCGGCCCATGGACAACCAGCAGAACTCGGTGACCGCGCACGGCCGCACCGACCCCAACATGAAGTCCGGGCTCGTCATCCAGAACTGCCGCCTGGTGCCCGACCAGAAGCTCTTCCCCGACCGCTTCAAGATCCCCTCCTACCTGGGCCGCCCCTGGAAGGAGTTCTCGCGCCTCGTCATCATGGAGAGCACCATCGCCGACTTCATCAAGCCCGAG GGGTACATGCCCTGGAACGGCGACTTCGGCATCAAGACGCTCTACTACGCCGAGTACAACAACCGCGGCCCCGGCGCCGGCACCAGCAAGAGGGTCAACTGGCCCGGGTTCCACGTCATCACCCGGAAGGACGCCGAGCAGTTCACCGCCGGGCCGTTCATCGACGGCGCGACGTGGCTCAAGTTCACCGGCACGCCGCACATCCTCGGGTTCAAGTTCTAA